In a genomic window of Epinephelus lanceolatus isolate andai-2023 chromosome 3, ASM4190304v1, whole genome shotgun sequence:
- the LOC117255809 gene encoding uncharacterized protein LOC117255809: protein MLVSQLLLKTLEDLSRHDLKRFKWYLALNNLKNCKRVPLCHLVSSHCRDTVSKMIDSYGEEKAVSLTVAILKKMEHNSAAEELEKTYAEGAAAQEKVSHADVTSSSSSALDLPTDQKISTDGAAGAITPRASNATNDSMNISGNVCRNAGSTVSSNDSMAVSGNVHRNVGSIVSGNASMTVSGNVHKNVGSIVSSNASMTVSGNALKNAGCIGGRNVGSIDSMNFIGHVFGNVVYTVNGDGSVVISNNACENVEDDIGRVAVINSDVIISGNIVGDIAGDVSDIIGRNGKVIINGNIRGNVGPIVGCKSVLVISGNVRGNVWGNRRVIVSGNVRGNIWGTDATDGSLIISGNVGGNVGGDDEDGIGEVVDSLRSMIIRDIGHHVSLSTNECKYLGFKNPIGNKTDSYSYSYSYSDSDSDSD, encoded by the exons ATGCTGGTGTCACAACTGCTCTTGAAGACTCTGGAGGACCTGAGTAGACATGACTTGAAAAGATTCAAGTGGTATCTTGCTCTCAATAACTTGAAAAACTGTAAACGAGTTCCCCTGTGCCATCTGGTGAGCTCACACTGTCGTGACACTGTGAGTAAGATGATAGACAGCTACGGTGAAGAAAAGGCTGTGAGCTTGACCGTTGCGATCCTGAAGAAGATGGAGCACAACAGCGCTGCAGAGGAGTTAGAGAAAACATACGCAG AGggagcagcagctcaggagaaAGTCTCTCATGCAGATgtaacctcctcctcctcgtctgcTTTGGATCTTCCAACTGATCAGAAAATTTctactgatggagcagctggtGCCATCACTCCTAGGGCTTCAAATGCCACTAATGACAGCATGAATATCAGTGGTAATGTTTGCAGGAATGCTGGCAGTACCGTTAGCAGTAATGATAGCATGGCTGTCAGTGGTAATGTTCACAGAAATGTTGGCAGTATTGTTTCCGGTAATGCTAGCATGACTGTCAGTGGTAATGTTCACAAAAATGTTGGCAGTATTGTTTCCAGTAATGCTAGCATGACTGTCAGTGGTAATGCTCTCAAAAATGCTGGCTGCATTGGTGGCAGGAATGTTGGCAGTATTGATAGCATGAATTTCATTGGTCATGTGTTCGGAAATGTTGTTTACACTGTTAACGGTGATGGTAGCGTGGTTATCAGTAATAATGCTTGCGAAAATGTTGAGGATGATATTGGCCGTGTTGCTGTCATAAACAGTGATGTGATTATCAGTGGTAATATTGTCGGTGATATTGCCGGAGATGTCAGTGAtattattggcagaaatggtaaaGTGATTATTAATGGTAATATCCGCGGAAATGTTGGCCCTATTGTTGGCTGTAAATCTGTTTTGGTTATCAGTGGTAATGTCCGCGGTAATGTTTGGGGTAATCGTAGAGTGATTGTCTCTGGTAATGTCAGAGGTAATATTTGGGGTACTGATGCCACTGATGGTAGTCTGATCATCAGTGGTAATGTTGGCGGTAATGTTGGcggtgatgatgaagatggtATTGGGGAAGTTGTTGACAGTTTACGTAGTATGATTATCAGAGACATTGGCCATCATGTATCACTGAGCACAAACGAATGCAAATACCTTGGATTTAAAAACCCAATAGGCAATAAAACAGATTcgtattcatattcatattcatattctgattctgattctgattctgattga